GCTTCACAGACCTGACCCATCTGAACCGTCATTTCAAAAGTGTCTTCGGCATCACGGCTTATGAATATATGTTGCAGTTGGGCTAACAGGCACGGTCATTTGATGCATTTCGTTATCTGTGATAGAAATACAAACAAGGAAGGGCCGCCCTCGTCATTCTCATGACTTGGACAGCCCTTCCTTTGTAAGCCTACTACTGTATACCTACTGCTTGATAATCATCTCGCCGTCTTCCGGCCGGCTTGTATAGCTGTGATCCCGAGAAGCTTCCTCAATCTGATGGAACGCCCAGTGGATCATCGGCACGTCGGACCATACTGGCACGGTCTCACCGTACAGCGGTCCTCTTTCCAGAATCCGGTTGAACACAGTAACTCCCTCGGCACGGGTCAAAGCCTTGTCCGGCTGGAAGCTGCCATTCAGCATCCCTTCCATATAACCGGCCTCTTTCGTTTGGCCGATTGCCTTCTCCGCCCAATGACCAAGAGCGTCGTTATAGCTGTGTTCTCCTGTACCTGAGAGTGCTTTCCAGCGCGCAATGATGACTGCCATTTCCGCTCTGGTAATGCTCTGCTCCGGTCTGAAGCTTCCGTCTGTCATGCCCTTCATCAGTCCGGCACCTGTGACCTGACGGATAGCTTCTGCTGCCCAGTGGCTGCCTGAGACATCCGAATATTGGGCTGCGTTTGCACCTTGCAGCGCCAGCACCCGGTATAGAATCATGGCTACCTGCGCTCTGGTCAGCGCGTTCTCCGGCTTAAACGTTCCGTCCGGCATACCGACCATATAAGCGCTATGGCTTCCGGCAGCTCCGTTGTCCAGATTAAGAATAGTGAAGGTGCTGAACTTCCCGATGGTGAAGGACAATCCCAGCTTGTTGTCACCATATGCTACAATTGCGGGCTTCACCAATTCCCGTTCTCCGTCGCTGTGCTCAATGAACACGGCCAGCTTCGACAGATAAGCTGCTTTTGCGCTTGCCTCTGCCGGTACATGACTGCTGTCGAGCGGCAGGGTGATTGTTACCGGGCGGCTTGTCATATTGGTTTCAATCGTTATTGGACGATCTACCACATAGACGTTGCCATTGTTCAGTGCCTTGCGGACAATCTGCTCCGTTCTGGCGCGTTCCTCTACCAGCTTGCGCTCGCTTTCCTGTTTGACAGGAATGAGGTGGAAATACAGATTCGGGTTCAGGCCGCTAAGCGAAGCATTCGGAATAGTAATCATTCCGTTGTCCGTATAGATTTCCAGGTTTAGACCTGCGTCTTGTACGGCCTTCACTGCCGCATCCGGCAGCTCCACCCGGACATCTTTTACAATGTCCTGTTTGTCCGGTATGAGAATACGCACGCTTGGCGAATGGGCTGCCAAGGTCTTTTCAACCGCTTCAAGTGCTTTGGCAGTTGTAAATGTCACTTTATCGCTTTTGCTGCCATCGTTATTCGTTGTTCTTTCAATCTCTGTTTTTGCAACAATTCCATAGCCAATGGCCTCAACATCTACTGTTATTCTCTCTATTACCGGTAGGGCCGGTGCAGGTGTATTAGAAGGGACATAAGGCGTCTGCGAAGGCTCACTAGGTACAAAAGGCGCGGATTGCCGTCTCACGGTAACCGTGTACGTTTTTTCGCTGCCGTCCTTTTCCAGAACTACGATGGTTACGGTATTATCGCCTACATTCAGTGTCACCGCAGCACTTGCTTGCCCGGTCCCGGCAGCCTGGCCGTTAACCGTAATGGCTGCGCCCGGATGAGCAGCTGCCAATGTCAGTTGAAGCTCGGAGACATTGTACTCCACGTTAAGACTGTATTCGTACACGCTCGCCGTCACATTGGGGTGAATTTCACCAGCCGATGGCGTAATGCTTGCCAGACCGCTCTTTGGAACCAATGCCCGATAAGCCGCCTGCAATGCTTCCAGTGCAGCGTCCACCTCCGCCTGCGTGGCAGTGGCGCTTGCCAGTACTGCTTGCGCGTCGGTCAGCTTGGACTCGTAGCTCGCCCAGCTTGCTGGCGTGTAGGTCTCCTTGTCCAGAATAGCGGACAAGTCCACTTCCGCTTGCAGCTTGCTCTTGTCCACCACTGGTACCACAGGCACTTCCACCAGCGCTTCACGCGCTACCGTCAGTTCTGCCAGTGCCGTGTCCACTTCGACTTGCGTAGCCGTCGCACTACCCAGCACCGCTTGCGCGGTGCTCAGCTTGGACGCATAACTCGTCCAGCTTCCAGACGTGTAGTCTTCCTCTTCCAGCGTGGAAGACTGATCCACTTCCGCTTGCAGCTTGCTCTTATCCACCACTGGTTTCAGCACCAGCGCTTCACGCGCTACCGTCAGTTCTGCCAGTGCTGCGTCCACTTCGGCCTGCGTGGCCGTGGCGTTACCCAGCACTGCTTGCGCCGTGGTCAGCTTGGACGCATAATCCGTCCAGCTTCCAGGTGTGTAGTCTTCCTCATACAATGTGGAAGACAAATCCACTTCCGCTTGCAGCTTGCTCTTGTCCACAACTGGCTTCAGCACCAGCGCTTCACGTGCTGCCGTCAGCTCCGCCAGTGCTGCGTCCACCTCGGCTTGCGTGGCCGTGGCGTTACCCAGCACCGCTTCCGCGGTAGTCAGCTTGGACGCATAATCCGTCCAGCTTCCCGTTGTGTAGTCTTCCTCGTCCAACGTGGAAGACAGGTCCACTTCCGCTTGCAGCTTGCTCTTGTCCACGACTGGCTTCAGCACCAGCGCTTCACGCGCTGTCGTCAGTTCTGCCAGCGCCGTGTCCACTTCGGCTTGCGTAGCCGTCGCACTTGCCAGCACCGCTTGCGCAGTGGTCAGCTTGGACTCATAACTCGTCCAGCTTCCCGTTGTGTAGTCTTCCTCAGCCAATGTGGAAGACAAATCCACTTCCGCTTGCAGCTTGCTCTTGTCTGGCTTCAGCACCAGCGCTTCACGCACTGCTGTCAGCTCTGCCAGCGCCGTGTCCACTTCTGCCTGCGTAGCCGTCGAGCTTCCCAGCACCACTTGCGCAGTGGTCAGCTTGGACTCATAACTCGTCCAGCTTCCATTTGTGTAGTCTTCCTCATCTAGCGTGGAAGACAAATCCACTTCCGCTTGCAGCTTGCTCTTGTCCACGACTGGCTTCAGCACCAGCGCTTCACGCGCTGCGGTTAGCTCCGCCAGAGCCGCGTCCACTTCTGTCTGCGTAGCCGTCGCGCTTGACAGCACTGCTTGCGCAGTGGTCAGCTTGGACGCATAATCCGTCCAGCTTCCAGTTGTGTAGTCTTCCTCATCCAGCGTGGAAGACAAATCCACTTCCGCTTGCAGCTTGCTCTTGTCTGGTTTCAGCACCAGCGCTTCCCGCGCTGCCGTCAGCTCCGCCAGTGCCGTGTCCACTTCCGCTTGCGTAGCAGTCGCACTGCCCAGCACCGCTTGCGCAGTGGTCAGCTTGGACGCATAGCTCGTCCAGCTTCCAGTTGTGTAGTCTTCCTCATCCAGCGTGGAAGACAAATCCACTTCCGCTTGCAGCTTGCTCTTGTCTGGTTTCAGCACCAGCGCTTCACGCGCTGTCGTCAGCTCCGCCAGTGCTGCGTCCACTTCGGCCTGCGTGGCAGTCGCGCTCGCCAGCACCGCTTGTGCGGTGGTCAGCTTGGACTCGTAACTCGTCCAGCTTCCAGTCGTGTAGTCTTCCTCGTTCAGCCCGGAAGACAAGTCCACTTCCGCTTGCAGCTTGCTCTTGTCTACTACAGAAATCGTTTTGGAGGCCATGTTGGTTTTTCCGTTTTTGGCCGAAGTCACTTCTACCGTGTATTTGCCATACGGCAGTGCCTCTTCCGGCTCAAAGCTCCAGGTACCATCGGCTTTTACAGTTACTGTCGGGGTTCCGATGGGTTTTCCGTCTTCATCTTTGATGATGGCCGTTACCGTAGCTCCGGGATCTGTCGTCCCCTGGAACTCCGGCGTGGTATCAGTTACCACCTCACCGCCAGGAGCTGTAATAACAAGTGTCGGCGCCGGAACGTTAACCGTGATTCCCTTGGATGCAACCGCAGACTTGCCCCCCTTGGTGGCTGTCGCCTCAATAGTGTACTCCCCATCTTGTAAGTTGGCGCCCGGGGTGAATGACCACTTCCCATCCGCTTCAACAACGGCATTTCCGCCTGCGCCAGTCACGATCTGTCCGTCCTTATCCTTGATTACAATTGCTACGGCAGAACCCTCTTCAGCCTCTCCTGTAATCTCAGGTTTAGGTACATTGACCGGACTCCCCACAGGCTGGGTGATCCTAAGTGAATCAATGAATTGATCCCTTGGACTCACCGTAAACGGCTTAGCAGGGGCTCCGTAAGTGCTCTTGAGCGAACCCGTGCCATCATAGGCTACGTTCACCGTTTTCCCTTTAACATCCGTTCCCTCAGGCAACGTCAAAATCAGCTTCTTAGGATCGGCAGGGTCCACTCTGTAGGAGATGCTCCCGATAGGTACGGCTGTGTCTGCGATCTGAACACTGAAGCCACTCAAATTACCCGTTGCCATCTCCTGGTCGAAAGTGAGTACGATCTCATGTCCACCCGCCGCAACTTGTTCGAGCAAGCCCTCTTGTAGTTCAGGAGCCTCCGCTGCAAAAGTGAAGAATTGTCCATCCTTCAACGTTACTTTCACAGCATAGTGAGGTACGTTGCCGAGTGTGATCGGACTTAATTCGTATTCAGTAGCTTGTGCGAAGTCGGTGTCCGTATCGCTCACCAGCAGCTTGACCGTTTCCGGGGCAGCCGTTGCCGGAATGGCAATCTCCACCTCTCCCACACTTCCGTTATTCTGAACCTTCCAGATCCGTTCGGCCTGATACCAATCCGTCGAGCCAAGCTGTCCGGTGAACTTAACCGGTTTGCCGTTATCCCCCCAGATCAGATATTGTCCGTTTGCAAGTACAGCTGTATTTCCACTGTTTGCTTCAGCAAGCCCAGCCAGACCAATCGCCACTTGTGTATCTTTATTAATGCTTCGGCTTTGCTTCTGGTCCAACTCTTCCAGATTGTCTTTGCCGAGCCCCGCCACATTGTGATGATACGCCGCATTGGCTGTTTTGTTCCACAAGAGAGCACCATCTGTACCGATATAATCATGGTTTAAGGTGATGCCGTATTTTACAGCAAGATATGTCTCAATCTTCGCTGCATCAGTGCTTGTAATGGTATCATATAGAATAATTTCCGCTACTTCCGCATTAAGCCCGGACCAGTTATACTGAGCGGACGCATTTGTAGCTCCAATAGACGGGGTGAAGGAGAAGGCTGGAAAAACACTCCTTGTAACAGTTGTATTTTTCCCGTCAATACTGGCGGTATGGCCCGGTGCTCCTATTTGATAATTTACAAGCTGGTGCCTGTCCCGAATCGTCGAAGCGACATAAGAGTATACATTTGCTTCACCCGGACCTGTACTTACACTATTACCGTAGCCGCCCATCACAATTACACCGTTAGAGGGCTTCTGGTCTGAGCTGCCAACGAGAGCCCCTGCACTTCCATCCTCCGGCCATTTATACACCGTATACCCTGACCGGAATGTAATCGCTTTGTCACCCAGTAGCTTCGCCGACGAATTATAATGATATGCGCTTAAAGGATTCGCAAATTTCACACTCGGATTGAAGTTCACTCCGCTTTCATTGTACTGCGGAACTTTTGCCCCATTCGGAAGATCGAGCGTGAACGCTACAGGGTTCGGAGAACGATCCTCCCAGCCTGTTAATCCTCCATTTGCAGCCGACGCGCCATCATCCGCCTTCAGCCATAATACCGGCTCCTGAACACTGCCTCCCGGAGCTCCGCTGGCAGCTTGTACCTTCGACGGTGCAACTGCTGCAGAGAAACCGCTGGCCACCAGTGTCAGCGACAGCAAGGCTTTCGCCGGCCTGCTCCACCAGCCTTTTCGTTTTGCATGAGATTCCATTTTTAACTTTCCGCCCCTTCTATAGTCCTTGTCTACAACTCGAGGAGCTAAAAGGCAGACGGTTCCTTTTGGTAAATCACCATCTCGAGTTCCAAACAGAACTCTTTGTAATAGAAATACAAGTCTGGCCATTCGAAATCTGCAAATTTCTGAATCCATATGCAAGCTATGCTATCTTCCGTCAACAACAGTGCTGTCCTCTTCACTACCAACACTCTAAGATCGCTCTCTGAGTCCCTCCTTTGGCTTGCCATATAAGAACTGCTGACAGTCTGTCAGACTGCTCAAGGGGAGAAAGCTGACGTTCAATCCCTGCATTCAACAGGCGCCAGTTCCCGGACCTAAGCTATCCTGGCACACAGAGTTGTGCCTCCAATCATGTTAATAAGCTCATGTGAACAAAATCTGAACATTTTCGACAAAACATTGGTTTTCTATGCCAAAATTTCATAGAATCCTATGAAATATGCGTTAAAACACCGGAAAATGATTATAAATATATTTTTGTCAGTTATTTTTATCACATCTGCCGGCAAAGCTTTTTTACAGACAAAAACTCCGGCAGTCCGCATAAATGCAGAGCCGGAGTCTTCGTCATTCTTCCATATTATCAATATCAGAGCTAACCACTCTGCGCCAATCCTACACTTGAATGGTTCACCTGCTTGAACCCATTGTCCCGCTCCCCCGGACATCTGTAATAACCTTGGTTGCAATAATCTTCCCGGCCTGATCCAGTCCTTCAATCTCGAACGGAACGCCCGCAGTTGCCGGCTGAAAAGCAAACCAGATCGTCCGGCCGGATGCCGCCGTAATCAGCTTCGCTTCGGATTTGTCCGTCCCGGCTTCCTTCTGCTTAACAATAATTTTCTCAATGGCCGGGTCCAGTACTTCTCCGAATACCATGGGAAACGGTGTGGAGACCTGCTCTATTTCAGGTACCCTCATATAATTCATAGCCGCAAGGGAAGGCTCTTCGCCGAGTCCATACCCTGCTCCCCAGACCCACTTCCATCCGAGCCAAGTTTTGCGGACATACTCTACCTGAAGATCGCCGCCTTCCTGCTGGCCTGACCGGGTAAGGAACACAAGCGCTCCCCTGCCGACAGTCTCCTCATGCACCACCGTCATGAAGTCAGACTCTCGGAACAACCGTACGGCTTCCTCCGGGCTGCCGCCAAGCGGAATCAGGAGGGTCTGCTCCAGTCCTAAAGCTTGCGACATCCGCCGGTCAGACCAGCCGCCTGGTTTTTCATACATATATAATAAGATATAGAGTACCGCTACTGAAGCAAGAATCACTCCGGCCGCAATCCCCCATCTACGGGTAGTTTTCATCTCTCCATACATCCCCAATCCCAAGTGTTTACGCTTACAATGGATTCCATCTAACTATAGAATATTTCCGGTCAGATTACAAAAGTACCCCTGCAGCAAGCTGTAAACATTTATTTCATGCAAAAAGCCAGCAGACAAGGCTCCAAGTGGGCCTTCATCTGCTGGCTTATGTCATTCACATCTATGCTATGAATTATATTATTTAACTTCAGTAGCTCCGGTTACTTTACCTTCAAGCACAGCCGTTGCCTTCACATCTTCGCTGGAGAAGTACAGGTTGCCGTCAATTGTAGCATCCTTGTACACGTTGAAGCCGTTAGCTTCTACATATACATCACCTTTGATTGTACCGCCTTGAACGCGGAAGTTCTCGCTCTGTACAGTTACTTTTGGTGCTGTAAGGGTGTAAGTAGCTGTAACTTTGTGGTCTGCATCCTGCGCGTACAGGGCTAGCTTACGGTAGATCGGCTTAGCTGTATCGTTCTTGTCGTGAAATTCACCTGCTACCACTACATCCTTGTCCACAGTCAGATCGTTCAGCACTGCAACAATCCAAGTTCCCTTGTCGCTTACTGCACTAATGAAAGAATCTGCCTGGTTCACGATCGAAGCGGAGGTTTTTGCATCTACCTGTTCTGTTGCTGGTGCAGTTGTCGCTGCTGCCCCTTTGTCTGCATTGTTTTTATCCGATCCACAACCCGACAACAAAGCTACCGATACCCCTGCTACTGCTAATACTTTAAATAATTTCATTTTAATTCCCCCTGTTTCTTTAAGTTAACTTTATTATATATTAAAATTTTATGAATACAACGTGATAATTTTCACGAATTTGTGTCTTTTTTCACAAACATTCATATTTACTCTCTCAACGTATCCTCCCACTCCTCTCTAAGCAGC
This genomic interval from Paenibacillus sp. FSL H8-0332 contains the following:
- a CDS encoding S-layer homology domain-containing protein gives rise to the protein MESHAKRKGWWSRPAKALLSLTLVASGFSAAVAPSKVQAASGAPGGSVQEPVLWLKADDGASAANGGLTGWEDRSPNPVAFTLDLPNGAKVPQYNESGVNFNPSVKFANPLSAYHYNSSAKLLGDKAITFRSGYTVYKWPEDGSAGALVGSSDQKPSNGVIVMGGYGNSVSTGPGEANVYSYVASTIRDRHQLVNYQIGAPGHTASIDGKNTTVTRSVFPAFSFTPSIGATNASAQYNWSGLNAEVAEIILYDTITSTDAAKIETYLAVKYGITLNHDYIGTDGALLWNKTANAAYHHNVAGLGKDNLEELDQKQSRSINKDTQVAIGLAGLAEANSGNTAVLANGQYLIWGDNGKPVKFTGQLGSTDWYQAERIWKVQNNGSVGEVEIAIPATAAPETVKLLVSDTDTDFAQATEYELSPITLGNVPHYAVKVTLKDGQFFTFAAEAPELQEGLLEQVAAGGHEIVLTFDQEMATGNLSGFSVQIADTAVPIGSISYRVDPADPKKLILTLPEGTDVKGKTVNVAYDGTGSLKSTYGAPAKPFTVSPRDQFIDSLRITQPVGSPVNVPKPEITGEAEEGSAVAIVIKDKDGQIVTGAGGNAVVEADGKWSFTPGANLQDGEYTIEATATKGGKSAVASKGITVNVPAPTLVITAPGGEVVTDTTPEFQGTTDPGATVTAIIKDEDGKPIGTPTVTVKADGTWSFEPEEALPYGKYTVEVTSAKNGKTNMASKTISVVDKSKLQAEVDLSSGLNEEDYTTGSWTSYESKLTTAQAVLASATATQAEVDAALAELTTAREALVLKPDKSKLQAEVDLSSTLDEEDYTTGSWTSYASKLTTAQAVLGSATATQAEVDTALAELTAAREALVLKPDKSKLQAEVDLSSTLDEEDYTTGSWTDYASKLTTAQAVLSSATATQTEVDAALAELTAAREALVLKPVVDKSKLQAEVDLSSTLDEEDYTNGSWTSYESKLTTAQVVLGSSTATQAEVDTALAELTAVREALVLKPDKSKLQAEVDLSSTLAEEDYTTGSWTSYESKLTTAQAVLASATATQAEVDTALAELTTAREALVLKPVVDKSKLQAEVDLSSTLDEEDYTTGSWTDYASKLTTAEAVLGNATATQAEVDAALAELTAAREALVLKPVVDKSKLQAEVDLSSTLYEEDYTPGSWTDYASKLTTAQAVLGNATATQAEVDAALAELTVAREALVLKPVVDKSKLQAEVDQSSTLEEEDYTSGSWTSYASKLSTAQAVLGSATATQVEVDTALAELTVAREALVEVPVVPVVDKSKLQAEVDLSAILDKETYTPASWASYESKLTDAQAVLASATATQAEVDAALEALQAAYRALVPKSGLASITPSAGEIHPNVTASVYEYSLNVEYNVSELQLTLAAAHPGAAITVNGQAAGTGQASAAVTLNVGDNTVTIVVLEKDGSEKTYTVTVRRQSAPFVPSEPSQTPYVPSNTPAPALPVIERITVDVEAIGYGIVAKTEIERTTNNDGSKSDKVTFTTAKALEAVEKTLAAHSPSVRILIPDKQDIVKDVRVELPDAAVKAVQDAGLNLEIYTDNGMITIPNASLSGLNPNLYFHLIPVKQESERKLVEERARTEQIVRKALNNGNVYVVDRPITIETNMTSRPVTITLPLDSSHVPAEASAKAAYLSKLAVFIEHSDGERELVKPAIVAYGDNKLGLSFTIGKFSTFTILNLDNGAAGSHSAYMVGMPDGTFKPENALTRAQVAMILYRVLALQGANAAQYSDVSGSHWAAEAIRQVTGAGLMKGMTDGSFRPEQSITRAEMAVIIARWKALSGTGEHSYNDALGHWAEKAIGQTKEAGYMEGMLNGSFQPDKALTRAEGVTVFNRILERGPLYGETVPVWSDVPMIHWAFHQIEEASRDHSYTSRPEDGEMIIKQ